A section of the Ranitomeya imitator isolate aRanImi1 chromosome 7, aRanImi1.pri, whole genome shotgun sequence genome encodes:
- the ASNSD1 gene encoding asparagine synthetase domain-containing protein 1: protein MCGICCCVRLTADVIRPYSENVLNLRRRGPDSSSRLLATDTCHKYSCFFSGHVLHLRGELTPQPLHDRDGNVFLWNGEVFGGVDIPGTANDAQIIFEHIASCDNEHEILELISKLHGPWAFIYYQKKKHNLWFGRDFFGRRSLLWRFGENPEEALCLTSVTELPCKSDDVQWHEVPASGIFKCNLSSCAEIKSIKVTLYSWMSNTKEEQLEKRQTFVSNDFEIAVSKIIPENGGLMSPVTPLNTAIPESLTDSNCQTLSNGVTLNHLKMLISEVHKKNAESFIEVLSAAVRKRVLCLPRENRLLTLVPENLANVAILFSGGIDSMMLAALADRHVPPEEPIDLLNVAFMMKPQNYHIKKCRSQKKQGSSISHQGDADSLKYFDPFDVPDRITGRLGLEELKALSPRRIWNFVEINVAPEELEQMRQQRISQLVQPLNTVLDDSIGCAVWFASRGTGMLKSSGEMKPYTSKTKVVLTGIGADEQLAGYSRHRVRFNRDGHRGLLEELNLELGRISSRNLGRDDRVIGDHGKEARFPFLDEDVVSFLNSLPLWEKTNLLLARGLGEKLILRVAAVILGLGNSSVLPKRAMQFGSRIAKMENKNEKASDKCSRLQPLVSQ from the exons ATGTGTGGAATATGCTGTTGTGTCCGTTTGACTGCTGATGTAATTAGGCCGTACAGTGAAAATGTCCTGAATTTACGACGCCGGGGCCCTGACAGCAGCTCTCGCCTGTTGGCGACAGACACTTGCCACAAGTACAGCTGTTTTTTTTCCGGTCATGTTCTTCATTTGCGAGGAGAACTGACTCCTCAGCCCTTGCATGATAGAGATGGCAATGTATTTCTTTGGAATGGAGAAGTCTTTGGTGGAGTTGACATCCCTGGCACTGCTAATGACGCCCAAATAATATTTGAGCATATTGCGTCCTGTGACAATGAGCATGAAATATTGGAATTGATTTCTAAATTGCATGGTCCTTGGGCTTTCATTTACTATCAGAAGAAAAAGCATAACCTGTGGTTTGGGAgagatttttttggtcgccgcagtcTTTTGTGGCGGTTTGGAGAGAACCCCGAGGAAGCATtgtgtctgacctctgtaactgaATTACCTTGTAAGTCAGATGATGTACAGTGGCATGAGGTTCCAGCATCTGGTATTTTTAAGTGTAACCTAAGCTCCTGTGCTGAAATAAAGTCAATAAAAGTTACTCTATATTCATGGATGTCTAATACAAAAGAGGAACAACTGGAAAAACGGCAAACCTTTGTTTCTAATGACTTTGAAATCGCTGTGTCCAAAATTATACCTGAAAATGGCGGGCTGATGAGTCCAGTGACTCCACTGAATACAGCTATTCCCGAGTCCTTGACAGACTCAAACTGCCAAACTCTTTCTAACGGAGTAACCCTGAATCACCTTAAAATGCTGATCTCAGAAGTGCATAAGAAAAATGCGGAGTCTTTTATCGAAGTTTTAAGTGCAGCTGTGAGGAAACGTGTTTTATGTTTACCGCGTGAAAACAGGCTCTTGACTTTGGTACCTGAAAATCTGGCAAATGTTGCAATCCTTTTTTCTGGCGGAATTGATTCAATGATGCTGGCTGCTCTTGCAGATAGACATGTTCCACCAGAGGAACCTATTGACCTACTCAATGTTGCGTTTATGATGAAGCCTCAGAATTACCATATAAAAAAATGTCGTTCACAAAAGAAACAAGGCTCCTCAATTTCACACCAAGGAGATGCCGATTCCCTTAAATACTTTGATCCATTTGATGTTCCTGATCGAATAACTGGCAGGCTGGGTTTAGAAGAACTTAAAGCATTAAGTCCTAGAAGAATATGGAATTTTGTTGAAATTAATGTCGCACCAGAAGAACTTGAGCAAATGAGACAACAGCGTATCTCGCAGTTAGTCCAACCTTTGAACACTGTTCTAGATGACAGCATTGGCTGTGCTGTTTGGTTTGCGTCCAGAGGAACTGGCATGCTGAAAAGCAGTGGTGAAATGAAGCCATATACCAGCAAAACGAAG GTTGTGCTCACAGGTATTGGAGCAGATGAACAACTTGCTGGATATTCTCGTCACAGAGTAAGGTTCAACAGAGACGGACACAGAGGCCTCCTTGAAGAATTAAATCTAGAATTGGGACGTATCTCTTCCAGAAATCTCGGACGAGATGACAGAGTTATTGGTGACCATGGCAAGGAAGCAAG GTTTCCATTTCTGGATGAAGATGTGGTTTCTTTTTTAAACTCTCTTCCACTCTGGGAAAAAACTAACTTGTTGCTTGCCAGGGGGCTAGGTGAAAAGTTAATTTTGCGAGTAGCTGCTGTGATACTTGGACTTGGAAACTCTTCAGTTTTACCCAAAAGAGCCATGCAGTTTGGATCCAGAAttgcaaaaatggaaaataaaaatgaaaaggcATCAGACAAATGCAGCAGACTTCAGCCTCTTGTCAGTCAGTGA